The genomic interval ATAATCTCACATTGTACTGATTTGTGTTTTAGGTCTAAGCAAATATTGTGTCTGTGAATTTCTGCTATCTGTTATTCTGTTACTTAATCAGTGTTTTTTTTCCACTGATTTGGTAATGGAGCACGGGCATTTTCATTTGGGAAATATTTGTCGTAAAACGTCATTAAAAACTGAAATCTTTTAttgaaatgtttacatttaagaaaatggtGGTCATCAATGCATTAAGTTAGCATACTGTTATGTGTTTCAAATGTTTGTGGTTTCATAGgtatagtctttttttttttttttggggggggggagaattttagcattgaaattagaaaaaacccatactatttgccattgggattTTGGTTGAATTTCTGCTCCAAATTGGCCTGAAAAAAACACTGTTGATAATTATTGCATGTATGGTATCTGTGTCTTGTAGGCAACAAAAGCTCATATTAAACTGAATACAAAGAAGTTGTACCAAGCTGATGGTTATGCTGTTAAAGAACTGATCAAGGTCACTTCAGTTCTCTACAACGCCATGAAAACTAACACAGCAGATCAAGCCGACCTGGCCGAGGAGGAAGATAGCACACCCATGTCGTTCGACATATCCTCCAGGGTAATCATTGTTCACTGTTTTCGTAATTTTAAATTGCATGTCTGTGTTTCAGACAATATACTGTAAAAGTACTAAATTGGAGATTTTCAGAAAGTCGTATTACTCTGTTTAACAATAGCTTTTATTCCTCTAGGGCCTTAGGACAAGCCATAGTTTATtgttatttgtatttcaaaataaaacgttataactttgtttaattttctttgaaaaaaagtaattaatcATTAACAAGCTGCATTTTAAAAGTTATGCATTATTAGAagaaatatacattaaaacaagaggcataacatgtaaaaatatgtgaagGTACGACAGTATATTATGAGATCATTTTATGGCCTATGTTACACAGGAATAATGAGCTAACAGATTTAAGTTTCTGCTTTCTTTACTGATAAGAAGACTAAAATTCCTGTGTTCGTTTACAGATAAGTGAGTTGAAAGAAGCTCGTAGATTGGCATCAGAGATCACATCTAAAGGTGCTGGTCTCTATGATCTACTTGGCAAGGAAGTAGACCTGAGGGTAAGATTATGTGGTTTCATACACtttgacatatttattttcataaacagaTTTGATCATACAGAAATCTTTTCTAAAGCTTACaattaatttgatttaatgctGAAAAAAAGATATGAATTGGTGTTTTATTTATCAATTCAAGTTGGTTTGTTAAAATGGGTGTTACCTGTATAGTTCTGATGCATTGTGTATAATATTATCAAATTTTTCAGCaagaattaaatgaattatttcgTGCGGTTCATTCATAGAATAACATATGGAGGCTTGGGCTGGCGTTGAATTCAGTTAATAAGTGTCATATTTAATCTTAGAATTAACTATTTATTCTACAGGAACAAAGAACAATAGTGATAGCCAAGCAGCTGGAGATCAATGAAGTAGAGACCAGTCTCGGAGCATCTATAAAGGCTGTAGAGGTAAACTTTCaagaaggtttttctttaaaattttgaaatggaCCTTACAAATGTTTTGTTCACAATTTAGAACTTCCTCTGTAGTAAAACTTTAACCTCATTAATAAATGATCCTATCATCAATCATTAAAACCGCCAGTGAAGGTTAGAAATAGATTCTTGCGTTACAAACCTTTCAATCAAAATGTTCATTAAGCATGTACTGTACTGGCCAATAATTGGAGATGATTTTTGTACAGACGCAACAAAGTTTGAGTTTAAGCTGCCTGAAGTTGCTACTCATTTCAACGTTTTTTACAGTCTGACAGCAAAGTGTTTAGACaagacatttaaaaatgtcagaaTGTTTTGGAGTTTGTAAAAGAATGTGCTCATCTTCTTAGATTTGTGAAAATTGATTTATTCAGGAAAGTGTAGAATATGCAAATTGGTATTTTAATTATTAAGTGAAAGGTTAGTGAACTTTAAATGTAGGGGGTAACACAATGATAACAGGCAAAAACATTCAAAGAGTTGaagtgtttttatgcccccgaagggaggcatatagtttttgaaccgtctgtctgtcggtctgtccgcattttcgtgtccggtccatatctttgtcatcgatggatggattttcaaataacttggcatgaatgtgtaccacagtaagacgacgtgttgcgcgcaagacccaggtccgtagctcaaaggtcaaggtcacacttagactttaaaggtctttttcatgatagttgggcgtgtccggtccatatctttgtcatccatggatggactttcaaataacttggcatgaatgtgtaccacagtaagacgacgtgtcgcgcgcaagacccaggtccgtagctcaaaggtcaaggtcacacttagactttaaaggtcatttttcatgatagttgggcgtgtccggtccgtatctttgtcatcgatggatggattttcaaattacttggcatgaatgtgtaccacagtatgacgacgtgtcgcgcgcaagacccaggtccgtagcttaaaggtcaaggtcacacttagatgttaaaggtcatttttcatgatagttgggcgtgtccggtccatatctttgtcatccatggatggattttcaagtaactacacATGAATAtatggcacagtaagacgacgtgtcgcgtgcaagacccaggtctgtagctcaaaggtcaaggtcacacttagacgttaaaggtattatttcatgatagtgtattgatgggcgtgaccggtccatatctttgtcattcatgcatggatcttaaaataactacgcatgaatgtgtggcacagtaagacgatgtgtcgcgcgcagcccagatccgtaggtcaaaggtcctaaactctaacatcggccataactattcattcaaagtgccatcgggggcatgtgtcatcctatggagacagctcttgtttttctcatCGCTGCtgcaaaaaaattgtttgtttctttgtttatttagAATATTATATACAGTAACCTGTTAAATGTCATTACATTTTGTAGTAACATTATGGTAACAGATACATTCATGCAATACTACTGCACTGGATATATATACAAGCAGATGGGAGTTTCCATGTTCTGTTTCATTGTAAAACATACCTGATATTATATTAATACAGAATGAGATCCGAAAGACATTAAACATGTTGGATAATGTAGCATCAGATGAAGCAAATCTTGAAGCGAAGATTGAGAAGAAGAGAAATGAATTGGAGAGAAACCAGAAAAGATTACAGACCTTACAGAGTGTTAGGTAGGTTATGGACTTTACAGAGTGTTAGGTAAGTTATAGACTATGGGCTGATAGGAAGATTTCAGGTAGGTTGAAGACTTTACATAGTGTGTGGAAGGTTATAGACTTTACAGACTGTAGGGTAGGTTGAAGACTTTACATAGACTATTAGTGTCATGAAGGTTATGAAATTTACAGACTATCAAGTAGGTTACAGACTTTACAGCATATCGATTAGAATTAAGACTAAAGAGCGTCAAAAAGCATAATTATAGAATAACAGTGTTGGGAAGGCTACAGAATatcaggtgggtggggtacagaCTTTAGCAATGTCAGATAGGTTACAGACTTCACAGAGTGTTAGTTAGGAGCAGCACCTAAATCTACGGGGTTGAAAGGCTATTAAAAGCTactcaaaaattgcaaaatatgaaTGGGAAAAATTAATCACTTTGTATGCAGATTTCTGTGCATGTATATGCCAAACTGAGTTCTGTACAGATTTTCTCGTAAACTTACATGCATATCCACTAATTACAAAACAGTGAAGGATTATCTTCATCTttataagctcacctgtcacatagtgacaaggtgagcttttgtgatcacgcagcgtccgttgtccgtgcgtaaacttttccttgtgacatctctagaggtcacattttttgtgggatctttatgaaagttggtcagaatgttcatcttgatgatatctaggtcaagttcgaaactgggtcacgtgccatcaaaaactaggtcagtaggtctaaaaatagaaaaaccttgtgacctctctagaggccatatatttcacaagatcttcatgaaaattggtcagaatgttcaccttgatgttatctaggtcaagttcgaaactgggtcatatggggtcaaaaactaggtcagtaggtctaaaaatagaaaaaccttgtgacctctctagaggccatatttttcatgagatcttcatgaatattggtcagaatattcaccttgatgatatctaggtcaagttcgaaactgggtaacgtgcggtcaaaaactaggtcagtaggtctaaaaatagaaaaaccttgtgacctctctagaggccatatttctcaatggatcttcatgaaaattggtcagaatgttcaccttgatgatatctaggtcaagttcgaaactgggttacgtggggttaaaaactaggtcagtagatctaaaaatagaaaaaccttgtgacctctcgagaggccatatttttcatgagatcttcacgaatattggtcagaatgatcaccttgatgatatctaggtcaagttcgaaactgggtcatgtgggatcaaaaactaggtcagtaggtctaaaaatagaaaaaccttgtgacctttctagaggccatatttctcaatggaccttcatgaaaattggtcagaatgttcaccttgatgatatctaggtcaagttccaaactgggtcacgtgcggtcaaaaactaggtcagaaggtctaaaaatagaaaaaccttgtgacctctctagaggccattttttcaatggatcttcatgaaaattggtcagaatgtttaccttgatgatatctaggtcaagttctaaactgggtcacgtggggttaaaaactaggtcagtagatttaaaaatagaaaaaccttgtgacctctctagaggccatatttttcacgagatcttcatgaatattggtcggaatgtccaccttgatgatatctaggtcaagttcgaaactgggtcacgtggggtcaaaaactaggtcagtaggtctaaaaatagaaaaaccttgtgacctctctagaggccatatttctcaatggatcttcatgaaaattggtgagaatgttcagcttgatgatatctaggtcaagtttaaaagtgggtcacgtgccttcaaaaactaggtcattaggtcaaataatagaaaaaccttgtgacctctctagaggccatatttttcaatggatcttcatgaaaattggtcagaattttttatcttgatgatatctaggtcacatgtgctcaaaaactaggtcattatgtcaaataatagaaataacgacgtcgtactcagttcaacactgggtcatgtggggataggtgagcgattcaggaccatcatggtcctcttgtatatatttttgttaaatatgtatTGGTGATATCTAATAGTGCCACAGATCTCACATGTGAAATTGTATCGCTGCATTCAAGCTGAATAAACTTAAAAACtgagttttaaaaaatcatcCCTTTTTCTTTCAGTTTATCAGCATTCAAAATTTCTGATTTGTTTTGTCCTTACAGGCTTACAGATATGTTTTTATtcatcataaatattttttttttaactattctACATAAATAGgaaatttttttatcattctaATATGTGACTTTTATGAATGCTTATCAGAGATGGAGTTTAAAGtagtgtttacaaaaatatggGAAATGCATAGGATTGCCTTTAATATTTGATGTCTAAATGAGGATGGAAGCTCGGGTAAGTTTTACTGCATAAAATCAAAGCTAACCAAAATATACTGTTTAGTTCAAATATATCCTAAAATGAGAAAAACACAGATTGGCAGATGTCTGTTATACACAAAAAGTCCAGCAAAGTAAGTTCCTATATGCAGTAAAATGCCTGATGTATTTGAAAGGAAATAATGTTACttaataaagatttataattGTTTCAGACCGGCATATATGGATGAATACGAGAAATTAGAAGAAGATTTACAGAAACTTTACGATGCCTATCTTATAAGATTCCGCAATCTCACCTACCTAGAATCCCAGTTAGAGGACTATAATAGGGTGGAACAAGATAAATTTGAGGTAATCTGCATTTGGTCATATAATTTTGTGGCATGACACATTTAAAATTGTACTGTGCTGTTGTGACTTTGTTTATTTGCTTTCAATAAAACGTTAATTCTTATACTTAGTAACAATTTGGTGAAGTGCTAACTGCAATGATTTATTTTTAACAATCGATTATCAAGCCTATTACAGGCTTATCATGCTTTATAAGAAAAAACTATGATTATGATACTATTGATATTTCTGCATACGGTAATCTGCCCTTCTGctgtaaatacaaaaataaaatgtttttgaatttgaaaattcatTGTGACACCGACGTATTATGTACTTCATGTATTTTGTTATGActtactgtgaattcattataaaTCTTTTGGGTTTAATTTGTTATGAGTTTCCTAGTTGTGTCAGACTGAAATTTAATGCCAACAAACAAATCAAAGTCCATTTTATATTACATCTTAAATTTGAAATCTACAAATTCATGTTCCAAGTAAAATGGCCATTTTGTTggaaataatgaaaattaatgcTTATAGTGAAATAATGTTACAACATCCAAGGCTATGATAACAGACTGGTCAAATCACttgtaaacaaaaagaaacatcaCCAGTCAGGGCTTGATTTTTCTAATTTGAACAtgcaaatgaaaaatactgaaagcAGTGTATTAAAGTGTTGGTTTATTCTTACAACAGGAGACAGAAACAGCTTTAAAACAAATGGCTAACAGATTAAAGAGTGAAGAGAAGGAGAATCTCTTCCTTGACCATAGAGAAGAAGGTAAGGAGGGAGTCTTAAAATTCATCTATTTACATCCTTTGCTTCTAAAAATATcctattattttttgttttaaagtcatAAGTGGaagattttaatgtaaaaaagatTACTGTCATGACTAGAGGACTTTCTTGTAATTGTTGCTTTCACCAACATAACTGAGGAAATTAAATTATCAATTCTTGATCAGAAATGGTAAACTCGCCTTTATTATTTGGCTTTGCTGCACAGCTATTCATAATCATGGGAATGTATCCTGGTGTAATTTATAAGGCTGCTGCTGATGACGATAATTGGTAGAATTATTATATTACAGggtctgatgatgatgatgagagtTCAGGCAGTGaagacgatgatgatgatgatgacctTGGAGGTGGAGGTCGGCCCATTGCCAGGAGAAACAGACCAGATGGTAAACTTtctattttacatataattaCATGTTTTCCATGTTTCATGAATTAGATATACTGTCTTCGGTCTTTAAAGAGGCTTGtttgtttagctcgactatttgaagaatagagCTGACTTACACTGCAAAAGTTCCATAGCTCtgcttttgcatttttagcttacctcagcacaaagtgctcaaggtgagcttttgtgatcgccctgtgtccggtGGCGTCtgtcggcgtcaacaatttgactgttaacactccagaggtcacaatttatgcccaatcttaatgaaacttggttagaatgttaccctcaataaaatctttgacgagttcgatactggtcatctggggtcaaaaactaggtcaccaggtcaaatcaaaggaaaagattgttaacactctagaggtcacatttttggcccaatcttaatgaaacttggtcagaatgttacccgcaataaaatcttgaacgagtttgatattgggtcatctggggtcaaaaactaggtcaccaggtgaaatcaaaggaaaagcttgttaacactctagaggtcacatcttgcacaagtttgaaattgggtcatctggggtcaaaaactaggtcaccaggtgaaatcaaaggaaaagcttgttaacactgtagagaccacatttatgactgtatcttcacgaaaaatggtcagaatgttaatcttgataattttaaggtccattttgaatctgggtcatgtaggatcaaaaactaggtcaccaggtgaaatcaaaggaaaagctagtttacactgtagaggccacatttatgaccatatcttaatgaaacttggtcagaatgttaatcttgatgaattaTAGGTCgaggtcaaatctgggtcatgtcgggtcaaaaactaggtcactgggtcagatcaaaggaaaagcttgttaacactctagaggccacatttatgactgtatcttcatgaaacttagtcagaatggtaatcttgatgatctttaggtcaagttcgaatctgggtcatgtggggtcaaaaactaggtcactgggtcaaatcaaaggaaaagctagttaacactctagaggccacatttatgactatatcttaatgaaacttggtcagaatgttaatcttgatgatctttaagtcagtaggtcaggtgagcgatacagggccttcatggccctcttgttacaaaattatgcccctttttcaacttaacaatttttggttaaggttttcgtatgtaagctggtatctcagtaccctctaatgggaatgtattgaaactgcacacacttgtccactgagatgatctgacatgcagtgtacaggttccataactcttaatttgcaatctttacaaaataatgtcccttttttcacttttatattcattcagttgacaaggctgttgagtaGTCCATGGTTGATGTCCtctgatagctcttgttttatttgtatttaatacTAATTTTACTCGAGAAGCAAACATGTAAATCAGCAAACATCTTACGTACTTAAGGCCTGCTGGCTTAGCTCTCTTGGCACAGCTTAATATTACCAGTCTGGAGGTTGACAGTTTAATCCCATGCTATGCTATTTTTTCCATGACAGTTGTGAATATAATATCTCTTTGCATTTGCTTTACATATAAAGTAAGTCCTGCTGCAAAATTGTTAAACACTGTTCCAGTTCACTTATTTCTGTAAACATGTgggaaatactgctgaaaaaaaatAGCATCTAATTGATTTTTAAGCTGAACAGTAagaaaaatgtgagaaatgtaTACTGATGTAAATTTACTTTGACACTTTTAGCTGGTTTATCAATGCAGACAGGTAAAACACTGCACTGAAGGTTGAAATGAAAAGTACagtattttcaaacatattttatttgataagGTTTATTGAAGTACCATAAtactatttcttgcataccagacaagCGTTTTCAGTGTTTTCTCAAGTGCTGAAAACTCAACTGTTTTGGCGGTTCTGCACCTACAACAAGTGAAAGAATTGTATACTATCACTAGAAGAAATTGTGGATGTAAATATCTGGCTCTTGGGCAACTTTTTCTGGTACACCATCAAAGCATGGTAACTACTTAAATAGTTACCCTTatgccagatattcccatctgcacctacagtcAGTGCAAGAATTGTATAATAAAGCTACTTAAACTTTATCAAGTGTATTATGTTTGTGAATgatgtattttcattataaattttcagCTTCTGTCATACTCTAGCATTAGTTCGGACTTAGTACCAGTACACCCTTAGCACTTCAGTTTCAAAAATATGTAAAGGTCACAAAAGGAAAGAGTGGAGCACCAAATCAAAAGAATGCTCTTTGCATCAATTTGACAGAATACTACTATTGTGTCTTGCCAGGAAGGCAAGAATGTTGTCTGACTTCTTTACATAATTGTACCACTGATGaaaaattaacagttttaaaacaatcaaaacaatGTAAGCTTTCATCTCTTTTAAACCATCAAAACAATGCTGTCATCAAGTTTTTACATTGTCATGCTGCGGTACCCAGTTGCTCAAACGGAATCAAAGGACAAAACTGGTCACCATTAATATAACCAGTTAAATTCAATGATGTCACTGACAGGTGACAAAACTCTGAATGCACCCAACATTAGTTTCAGCAGAAGGATATTGTATATATTGCACTGGGCAGGAAGGTTTATAGAGAGAGCTATAGCATGGTTGTATAATTATATATCCTTTAGTAAAAGCTTGCACAGTAGAAAAATTCCGTTGTAGTATTTGTAGGAAATTACTTTCTGCATGTGTGTAAACTGTATTTAGACATGTATATAAACAATGTAAATAtagaatattttcttacaatgtGAGCAGTACTTTCTTGATAATAGTTACAGCATTATTAAATCaatgtaaaaatattacataattaaatctataataagatcctttggaaacatagaacacAACCAGGTAAAATAATGGCGGACTTAGTTTGaacgagtctgttcatgagaggtaatgaaatgtgcaacacctctcatgctcCCTAACACCAGCGTTAGTGCCACTGGACCAGAAAAGATAACTACACATTTCTGATGtcatattataataaaacaacactttatagtcaaaacaattgTCTCTCGGTCCATTGGCCATCAGACAATAGTTTTTACTATTGACCAGTAAGCCATTCAGTAAGTTTATATTGCTAGGTAGAATTGTAGTTGgggtaaaatatttttccataaagATTTTGCATATaaattagtctgtgttcagacacagtgttttgttcacaggagataactcccgAGGCTATTCAAATTGTGTATGATTATgacccttttcttctcaaaacataatcTGAGCCGAGCAAGAACGGTCAGAATATATAAGGGAAATGattatcaaaattcaaaaaaattatcTAGTTGGTAGCCAAACTACATATAAATGTGCTTTTGAATCTTGGAAACATTACAAAGAATGGTGAAAAATGTTTCAGAGGAATTCTTTAGGTATTGATTACACGCTTGTATATAGTTTCTAGCATAGTTATTTTATTACGTTCTTTCAACAAATTATTGGAATactagagtgaaatatatctgataatttcacaacaaaatctattaaatatatttttctctggGTGAAAAACCAGTAATAAGGATTGAAATATATGCACTTAATTAAAACATTGACAAACTTGAAGAGGGAATTTGTTCACTTTACAAgattaaatatctttcactctTGAACACCAAAACATTGACTAGGTTCCATTGTTGTAAAACAAAACTCGGAGGCATGTCTCTGAATACAGTCTTGCTTTTGGTCTAATTTCGTGCTCAGAAATAACCAATCAGATAAAAGGGTTTTGAGAGTGGTTTCCAAACTCAGGTTTGTAGTTTCTATATTAGGTTAAAGTCAAAAgggattttttgtcattttctatgaCCATTTGATTCCACATGGGCAGCAGTATTAAAGTTTATACCATCATTACTCCTTACTGCAGTTAATAAAATCAGtggttaaataaaaaaacaaaacactttgaGTGGTTAGGTTTTCCAAGGGTGTGTTGTGGTAAATAAAAGctaattgtgtattttttgtcATTACAGCTGCAGGAGCTGGAGGTCGTGTCAAGGGTAACATGATGGGTGATATAAGTGAGGTATGGATTGTTTACAGTTTTTCTCttctttatttctctttttttaaaacaatttattcttCTTTTTCATGAATGAAGCGTTACCACAAGTTATTGACTGTTGAACTTTGCAGAAAGGAATGTCATGTTTTTTAGTCATTTTAATTCTTCATTAACTCTTTTGTCAAAACATAATTCAGATTAACCTTTGAAAAAATACTGATTGTAACATCCAAAGAATtgttatatattgaaatgttatgataCATGATACATTTTTTCTGGCGGAATTTTAAGGTAGTAGACCAATAATGACAGTGTACAAATTACATATTTTCCGTATGTGATTTTGGTATTTTCTAGATTTTACGGAAAGTTATCCGAGTGTTCAGCTACGTTACATCTGAAGATTGGCAAATTGCAAAACAAGTGTGTCATTCCGGTCCCTCTACCTTAAGCAGGTTTATAAAAACTGCAAATTGAATTTGAAAACTTCTGCTATTATTACTACAACTTGAATCATATCCTGTTTGAACATAGTACATGTATCTTGTCAACAGTAATTGTGTTTATGttagaaaatattgacatatACTACAAAGGT from Mercenaria mercenaria strain notata chromosome 2, MADL_Memer_1, whole genome shotgun sequence carries:
- the LOC123564069 gene encoding clusterin-associated protein 1-like isoform X1; this encodes MSYRDLRNFTEMMRALGYVRLISMENFRNPNFPLVAEVLKWLVKRYDPSADINGDTDTEQDRIIFIKSVAEFMATKAHIKLNTKKLYQADGYAVKELIKVTSVLYNAMKTNTADQADLAEEEDSTPMSFDISSRISELKEARRLASEITSKGAGLYDLLGKEVDLREQRTIVIAKQLEINEVETSLGASIKAVENEIRKTLNMLDNVASDEANLEAKIEKKRNELERNQKRLQTLQSVRPAYMDEYEKLEEDLQKLYDAYLIRFRNLTYLESQLEDYNRVEQDKFEETETALKQMANRLKSEEKENLFLDHREEGSDDDDESSGSEDDDDDDDLGGGGRPIARRNRPDAGLSMQTAAGAGGRVKGNMMGDISEESDDSGDSDIDLDEDDQDDDDDDDDSDDIEMPTKNVSRRQPKPTDLNDSDNDF
- the LOC123564069 gene encoding clusterin-associated protein 1-like isoform X2, whose product is MSYRDLRNFTEMMRALGYVRLISMENFRNPNFPLVAEVLKWLVKRYDPSADINGDTDTEQDRIIFIKSVAEFMATKAHIKLNTKKLYQADGYAVKELIKVTSVLYNAMKTNTADQADLAEEEDSTPMSFDISSRISELKEARRLASEITSKGAGLYDLLGKEVDLREQRTIVIAKQLEINEVETSLGASIKAVENEIRKTLNMLDNVASDEANLEAKIEKKRNELERNQKRLQTLQSVRPAYMDEYEKLEEDLQKLYDAYLIRFRNLTYLESQLEDYNRVEQDKFEETETALKQMANRLKSEEKENLFLDHREEGSDDDDESSGSEDDDDDDDLGGGGRPIARRNRPDAAGAGGRVKGNMMGDISEESDDSGDSDIDLDEDDQDDDDDDDDSDDIEMPTKNVSRRQPKPTDLNDSDNDF